A stretch of the Serratia marcescens genome encodes the following:
- a CDS encoding tripartite tricarboxylate transporter permease, which produces MDTWMYLTQGFEVALVPQNLIIALIGCFVGTIVGLLPGLGPINGVAILLPLAFALKLPAESALILLATVYIGCEYGGRISSILLNVPGDAAAIMTALDGYPMAQQGRAGVALSISAVSSFVGSMIAIGGIILFAPLLARWSLAFGPAEYFALMVFAIACLGSMMSQNPLKSLLAALIGLGLATVGVDANTGVYRFTFDSVHLSDGVQFIVVVIGLFSVSEILLMLESTSAGQKLVRKTGRLLFNRKEAAQCAGPTLRSSVIGFFVGILPGAGATIASALTYMTEKKISGNSDTFGKGDIRGVAAPEAANNASACGSFIPMLTLGVPGSGTTAVMMGALTLYNITPGPAMFTEQPDIVWGLIAALLIANVILLIMNLPLVGLFTRMLTIPLWFLVPAIAAVSAVGVYAVHSTTFDLLLMVGLGVFGYILRKMHFPMSPLILGFVLGEMLEQNLRRALSISNGEFGILWSSSIAQTLLVLAVAVLALPPLLRLMRKRRQPAAEVKAE; this is translated from the coding sequence ATGGATACCTGGATGTATTTGACTCAAGGGTTCGAAGTGGCGCTGGTGCCGCAGAACCTGATTATCGCCCTGATAGGCTGCTTCGTCGGCACCATCGTCGGCCTGCTGCCGGGCCTCGGGCCGATCAACGGCGTGGCGATCCTGCTGCCGTTGGCGTTTGCCCTCAAGCTGCCGGCCGAATCGGCGCTGATCCTGCTGGCGACGGTGTATATCGGCTGCGAGTACGGCGGACGCATCTCGTCGATTCTGCTCAACGTACCGGGCGACGCGGCGGCGATCATGACCGCGCTGGACGGCTACCCGATGGCGCAGCAGGGGCGCGCCGGCGTGGCGCTGTCCATCTCGGCGGTCAGCTCGTTCGTCGGATCGATGATCGCCATCGGCGGCATCATCCTGTTCGCGCCGCTGTTGGCCCGCTGGTCGTTGGCCTTCGGCCCGGCGGAGTATTTCGCCCTGATGGTGTTCGCCATCGCCTGCCTCGGCAGCATGATGAGCCAGAACCCGCTGAAATCGCTGCTGGCGGCGCTGATCGGCCTGGGACTGGCGACGGTGGGCGTCGACGCCAACACCGGCGTTTACCGCTTTACCTTCGACAGCGTGCACCTCTCCGACGGCGTGCAGTTTATCGTGGTGGTGATCGGCCTGTTCTCGGTCAGCGAAATCCTGCTGATGCTGGAAAGCACCAGCGCCGGGCAAAAACTGGTGCGTAAAACCGGCCGGTTGCTGTTCAACCGCAAAGAGGCGGCGCAGTGCGCAGGCCCAACCCTGCGTTCGTCGGTGATCGGCTTCTTCGTCGGCATTCTGCCGGGCGCCGGCGCCACTATCGCCAGTGCGCTGACCTACATGACCGAGAAGAAAATCAGCGGCAACAGCGACACCTTCGGCAAGGGTGACATCCGCGGCGTAGCGGCGCCGGAAGCGGCCAACAACGCCTCGGCCTGCGGTTCGTTCATTCCGATGCTGACGCTGGGGGTGCCGGGCTCCGGCACCACAGCGGTGATGATGGGTGCGCTGACGCTGTACAACATCACCCCCGGCCCGGCGATGTTCACCGAACAGCCGGATATCGTCTGGGGGCTGATCGCCGCGCTGCTGATCGCCAACGTCATTTTGCTGATCATGAACCTGCCGCTGGTCGGCCTGTTCACCCGCATGCTGACCATCCCGCTGTGGTTCCTGGTGCCGGCGATCGCCGCGGTTTCGGCGGTGGGGGTTTATGCGGTACACAGCACCACCTTCGACCTGCTGCTGATGGTCGGGTTGGGCGTGTTCGGCTACATCCTGCGCAAAATGCACTTCCCGATGTCGCCGCTGATTCTGGGCTTCGTGCTGGGTGAGATGCTGGAGCAAAATCTGCGGCGCGCGCTGTCGATCAGCAACGGCGAGTTCGGCATTCTGTGGAGCAGCAGCATCGCGCAAACGCTGCTGGTACTGGCGGTTGCGGTACTGGCGCTGCCGCCGCTGCTGCGCCTGATGCGCAAACGCCGCCAACCGGCGGCCGAGGTCAAAGCCGAGTAA
- the tctD gene encoding transcriptional regulator TctD: MRLLLVEDHPELSHWLQKALTGAGFAVDVAPDGVAADHLLLNERYALAVLDVALPRLNGLDLLARLRKRGQDLPVLLLTARTDVADRVKGLNLGADDYLTKPFELDELEARIRALLRRSVGAAQPALQYGALTYHDEGYFLLEGKPLALTPRELAVLTALMHRRGRPVAKQQLFEQVFTLSDEANPESIELYVHRLRKKLQGSDVAIITLRGLGYSLERCNAVV, translated from the coding sequence ATGCGACTGTTATTGGTTGAAGATCACCCCGAGCTGTCTCACTGGTTGCAAAAGGCGCTGACCGGCGCCGGGTTTGCCGTCGACGTCGCCCCGGACGGCGTGGCCGCCGATCATCTGTTGCTCAACGAACGCTATGCGTTGGCGGTGCTGGATGTGGCGCTGCCGCGTTTGAACGGCCTGGATTTGCTGGCGCGCCTGCGCAAGCGCGGGCAGGATCTGCCTGTGCTGCTGCTGACGGCGCGCACCGACGTGGCCGATCGGGTAAAGGGCCTGAATCTGGGGGCGGACGATTATCTCACCAAGCCGTTCGAATTGGACGAGCTGGAAGCGCGTATTCGGGCGCTGCTGCGCCGCAGCGTCGGCGCCGCGCAGCCGGCGTTGCAGTATGGCGCGTTGACCTATCACGACGAAGGCTATTTCCTGTTGGAGGGCAAGCCGCTGGCGCTGACGCCGCGCGAACTGGCGGTGTTGACCGCGTTGATGCACCGGCGCGGCCGCCCGGTGGCCAAGCAGCAGCTGTTCGAGCAGGTGTTTACGCTGTCCGACGAGGCCAATCCGGAGAGCATCGAGCTTTACGTGCATCGTTTGCGGAAAAAGCTGCAGGGCAGCGACGTGGCAATCATCACGCTGCGCGGTCTGGGTTACAGCCTGGAGCGGTGCAATGCGGTGGTTTAA
- a CDS encoding AraC family transcriptional regulator — MPEIRHFPESLIPAPKPVQFRCEEFNARTEFQPHSHTWGQLMWVKAGVMVLRIGGQRFLAPPEFVLWAPAGIEHSCYNQRLAQCRMVDITPALCAGMPADPCLVSVTPIFRAIAEDFYARKQYIPQAEEDLRLCQVLIDQLRLSPRQQTYLPSSDDKFLAPVLEALEHCPADNTSLAAWAARVYTTERTLSRRCQQDLGMSFSEWRQRLRFLHAVSLLEQGKTVQDVALDVGYSSASAFIVMFQQIAGTTPERFRRA; from the coding sequence ATGCCAGAAATCCGCCATTTCCCCGAGTCGCTGATCCCGGCGCCGAAGCCGGTGCAGTTCCGCTGCGAGGAGTTCAACGCGCGCACCGAATTCCAGCCGCACAGCCACACCTGGGGCCAGTTGATGTGGGTCAAAGCCGGGGTGATGGTGCTGCGTATCGGCGGGCAGCGCTTTCTGGCGCCGCCGGAGTTCGTGCTGTGGGCGCCGGCCGGCATCGAACACTCCTGCTATAACCAGCGGCTGGCGCAGTGCCGCATGGTGGACATCACGCCGGCGCTGTGTGCCGGCATGCCGGCCGACCCTTGTCTGGTGAGCGTGACACCAATCTTCCGCGCCATCGCCGAGGATTTCTATGCGCGCAAGCAGTACATTCCGCAGGCGGAGGAGGATTTGCGCCTGTGTCAGGTGTTGATCGATCAGCTGCGCCTGTCGCCGCGCCAGCAAACCTATCTGCCGTCGTCGGACGACAAGTTTTTGGCGCCGGTGCTGGAAGCGCTGGAGCATTGCCCGGCGGACAACACCTCGCTGGCGGCGTGGGCGGCTCGGGTTTACACCACCGAGCGCACGCTGTCGCGCCGCTGCCAACAGGATCTGGGCATGTCGTTCAGCGAATGGCGCCAGCGCCTGCGTTTTCTGCACGCCGTGTCGCTGCTCGAGCAGGGCAAGACCGTGCAGGACGTGGCGCTGGACGTCGGCTACAGCTCCGCGTCGGCGTTTATCGTCATGTTCCAGCAGATCGCCGGCACCACCCCTGAGCGCTTTCGCCGTGCCTGA
- a CDS encoding aspartate-semialdehyde dehydrogenase yields MSDGWNIALLGATGAVGEALLELLQERQFPVGELYPLASERGAGANVRFNGKSLLVQNAEEFDWSQAQLAFFVAGSEASARYAEEAGNMGCLVIDTSGLFAMEPDVPLVVPGVNPQVLADYRNRNIVAVADSMVSQLLTAIKPLTEQAGLSRLHVTTLMSVSSRGKAAVDDLAGQSARLLNGIPAEEGIFGKQLAFNLLPLIADEQGSVREERLIVDQVRKVLQDEGLPISVSCVQSPVFYGHAQVVHLEALRPLSAEEARSELEEVEDIQLSEEDDYPTQVTDASGSDALSIGCLRNDYGIPELLQFWTVADNVRFGGALMAVETAERLVQEQMY; encoded by the coding sequence ATGTCTGACGGCTGGAATATCGCGCTGCTCGGCGCCACTGGCGCGGTAGGTGAAGCGTTGCTGGAATTGTTGCAGGAACGCCAGTTCCCGGTGGGTGAGCTCTATCCTCTGGCAAGCGAACGCGGCGCGGGCGCCAATGTGCGCTTCAACGGCAAGTCTCTTCTGGTGCAAAACGCCGAAGAGTTCGACTGGTCGCAGGCCCAGCTGGCCTTCTTCGTCGCCGGCAGCGAAGCTTCCGCGCGCTATGCCGAAGAAGCCGGCAACATGGGCTGCCTGGTGATCGACACCAGCGGCCTGTTCGCCATGGAGCCGGATGTGCCGCTGGTGGTGCCGGGCGTCAACCCGCAGGTGCTGGCGGATTACCGCAACCGCAATATCGTGGCGGTGGCCGACAGCATGGTCAGCCAGCTGCTGACGGCGATCAAACCGCTGACCGAACAGGCGGGGCTGTCGCGTCTGCATGTCACCACGCTGATGTCGGTATCGTCGCGCGGCAAGGCGGCGGTGGACGATTTGGCAGGCCAGAGCGCGCGCCTGCTGAACGGTATTCCGGCCGAAGAAGGCATTTTCGGTAAGCAGCTGGCGTTCAACCTGTTGCCGCTGATTGCCGACGAGCAGGGCAGCGTGCGCGAAGAACGCCTGATCGTCGATCAGGTGCGCAAGGTGTTGCAGGATGAAGGGCTGCCGATTTCGGTGAGCTGCGTTCAGTCGCCGGTGTTTTACGGCCACGCGCAGGTGGTGCACCTGGAAGCGCTGCGCCCGCTGTCCGCCGAAGAGGCGCGCAGCGAACTCGAAGAGGTTGAAGACATTCAACTGAGCGAAGAGGACGATTACCCGACTCAGGTCACCGATGCCTCCGGCAGCGATGCGCTCAGCATCGGTTGTCTGCGTAACGATTACGGTATCCCCGAGCTGCTCCAGTTCTGGACGGTGGCGGACAACGTGCGCTTCGGCGGCGCGTTGATGGCTGTCGAAACCGCCGAGCGTCTGGTGCAGGAGCAGATGTACTGA
- a CDS encoding sensor histidine kinase yields MRWFNAPRSLFYQLLLFFGLPLVALGGISIYTHYFSAMSAATLAYDRTLLASARTVAERLVVREGKLAVDVPYVVLDSFERNMNDQLYYEVISPQGKSISGYDDLPSLPPHIPRSTLYPALVHFYDAEYLGRPIRVAALFQPINESGVSGMATILVAETLESRRYLARQMMIAALLSQGTVVVLTLILAFALLKRVLKPMRKLSGIMLRRDPGELTPLPRVLPWSEMQPLLVAFNRYIERLRLMVARQERFSADASHQLRTPLAVLKTQVGVALASDRPQQWRESLQAMSATLDNTVALTDRLLHLSRLKASEHQAERQLQPVNLAQVLRDACFSRLPQARSKQIDLGFEGEAVCQVAGEPLLLAELCANLLDNALKYTPRQGVVTARLTQDKAAGEGVLEIEDSGPGIALQDKALALQPFHRLDNVGDQPGAGLGLALVKDITAYHGTRPELLSSAALGGLLVRVRFRLLP; encoded by the coding sequence ATGCGGTGGTTTAACGCGCCGCGTTCGTTGTTCTATCAACTGCTGCTGTTTTTTGGCCTGCCGCTGGTGGCGTTGGGCGGTATCTCGATCTACACCCACTATTTCAGCGCCATGAGCGCCGCCACCCTGGCTTACGATCGCACGCTGCTGGCGTCGGCGCGCACCGTGGCGGAGCGGCTGGTGGTGCGCGAAGGCAAGCTGGCGGTCGATGTGCCCTATGTGGTGCTCGACAGCTTCGAGCGCAACATGAACGATCAGTTGTATTACGAGGTGATTTCGCCGCAGGGAAAAAGCATCTCGGGCTATGACGATTTGCCGTCGTTGCCGCCCCATATCCCGCGTTCCACGCTCTACCCGGCGCTGGTGCATTTTTACGATGCGGAATACCTCGGCCGGCCGATCCGCGTGGCGGCGCTGTTTCAACCGATCAACGAGTCGGGCGTGAGCGGCATGGCGACCATTTTGGTGGCAGAAACCCTGGAGTCGCGCCGTTACCTGGCGCGGCAGATGATGATCGCGGCGCTGCTGAGCCAGGGCACGGTGGTGGTGTTGACCCTGATCCTGGCGTTCGCGCTGCTCAAGCGGGTGTTGAAGCCGATGCGTAAACTCTCCGGCATCATGTTGAGGCGCGATCCGGGCGAATTGACGCCCTTGCCGCGGGTATTGCCGTGGTCGGAGATGCAGCCGTTGCTGGTGGCGTTCAATCGCTACATCGAACGGTTGCGGCTGATGGTGGCGCGCCAGGAGCGTTTCAGCGCCGACGCTTCGCACCAACTGCGCACGCCGCTGGCGGTGTTGAAGACCCAGGTTGGGGTCGCGTTGGCCAGTGACCGGCCGCAGCAGTGGCGCGAAAGTCTGCAGGCGATGAGCGCGACGCTGGATAATACCGTGGCGCTGACCGACCGCCTGCTGCATCTCTCACGCCTGAAGGCCAGCGAGCACCAGGCCGAGCGCCAGCTGCAGCCGGTCAATCTGGCGCAGGTGCTGCGCGACGCCTGCTTTTCCCGCTTGCCGCAGGCGCGCAGTAAACAGATCGATCTCGGGTTTGAAGGTGAGGCGGTGTGCCAGGTGGCAGGGGAACCGCTGCTGTTGGCCGAGCTGTGCGCCAACCTGCTGGACAACGCGCTGAAATACACGCCGCGTCAGGGCGTGGTCACCGCCCGCCTCACTCAGGATAAGGCGGCGGGGGAAGGTGTGCTGGAGATAGAAGACAGCGGCCCCGGCATTGCTTTGCAGGACAAGGCGCTGGCGCTGCAGCCGTTTCACCGGCTGGACAACGTGGGCGATCAGCCGGGCGCCGGCCTGGGGCTGGCGCTGGTGAAGGATATCACCGCGTATCACGGCACCCGCCCGGAGCTGTTGAGCTCCGCCGCGCTGGGCGGCCTGTTGGTGCGGGTGCGTTTCAGGCTGCTGCCTTAA
- a CDS encoding DedA family protein, which yields MDIIKFIIDFILHIDVHLAELVAQYGMWVYAILFLILFCETGLVVTPFLPGDSLLFVAGALAALPTNDLNVHTMVALMVVAAILGDAVNYTIGRLFGEKLFSNPNSKIFRRSYLDKTHQFYEKHGGKTIILARFVPIVRTFAPFVAGMGHMSYRHFAAYNVIGALVWVLLFTYAGYLFGDLPVVQENLKLLIVGIIIVSILPGVIEIWRHKRAAARQQKQ from the coding sequence ATGGACATCATCAAGTTTATTATTGATTTCATTCTGCATATTGATGTGCATCTGGCCGAACTGGTCGCACAATACGGCATGTGGGTCTACGCTATTCTGTTCCTGATCCTGTTTTGCGAAACCGGTCTGGTGGTGACGCCGTTCCTGCCGGGGGATTCTTTGCTGTTTGTCGCCGGCGCGCTGGCGGCGTTGCCGACCAACGATCTGAACGTGCACACCATGGTGGCGTTGATGGTGGTGGCGGCGATCCTCGGTGATGCGGTGAACTACACTATCGGGCGGTTGTTCGGCGAGAAGCTGTTCAGCAACCCGAATTCGAAAATTTTCCGCCGTAGCTATCTGGACAAGACGCACCAGTTCTATGAGAAGCACGGCGGGAAAACGATCATTCTGGCGCGATTCGTGCCGATCGTGCGTACTTTTGCGCCGTTCGTCGCCGGTATGGGGCATATGTCCTATCGCCACTTCGCCGCCTATAACGTGATTGGCGCACTGGTTTGGGTGCTGCTCTTCACTTATGCTGGCTACCTGTTCGGCGATCTGCCGGTGGTGCAGGAGAACCTGAAACTGTTGATCGTCGGGATCATCATCGTTTCGATTCTGCCGGGCGTGATTGAAATTTGGCGCCACAAGCGCGCGGCCGCCCGCCAGCAAAAACAGTAA
- a CDS encoding DMT family transporter gives MNMLFPLLAVLIWSINAVVSKLSATAIDPAAISLYRWLLALIALTPFVLPGVLRNWAQVRANWWKLMILGLLGMVLYQSLAYYAAHSVSALFMGIIVSLIPLLTILISIVLLRIAPTVGVLLGSILSFCGLIWLVSGGQPGVLLQHGIGKGELMMLLATASYALYGVLTKRWAIALPNWQSLYVQILFGVLLLLPNFLMAEDVGLNGHNLPLVLFAGIPASIIAPFLWIQGVMRLGANTASIFMNLAPVFTAAIAVLFLHEQLHGYHLIGGGITLLGVILSQRLRTPLTRKAKAPAADVESCKEQA, from the coding sequence ATGAATATGCTCTTCCCGCTGTTGGCCGTGCTGATATGGTCGATTAACGCCGTCGTCAGTAAACTCTCCGCCACCGCCATCGATCCGGCGGCCATCTCGCTCTACCGCTGGCTGCTGGCGCTGATTGCCCTGACGCCGTTCGTGCTGCCGGGCGTGCTGCGCAACTGGGCGCAGGTGCGCGCCAACTGGTGGAAGCTGATGATCCTCGGTTTGCTGGGCATGGTGCTGTACCAAAGCCTGGCCTATTACGCGGCGCACAGCGTCAGCGCGCTGTTTATGGGCATCATCGTGTCGCTGATCCCGCTGCTGACCATCCTGATCAGCATCGTACTGCTGCGCATTGCGCCGACCGTCGGCGTGCTGCTCGGCAGCATACTCTCCTTCTGCGGCTTGATCTGGCTGGTCAGCGGCGGTCAGCCCGGCGTGCTGCTGCAGCACGGTATCGGCAAGGGGGAATTGATGATGCTGCTCGCCACCGCCTCTTACGCGCTGTATGGCGTATTGACCAAACGCTGGGCTATCGCGCTACCGAACTGGCAATCGCTGTACGTGCAGATCCTGTTCGGCGTGCTGTTGCTGCTGCCTAATTTCCTGATGGCGGAGGATGTCGGCTTGAACGGCCATAACCTGCCGCTGGTGCTGTTCGCCGGCATTCCGGCTTCGATTATCGCTCCGTTCCTGTGGATCCAGGGCGTGATGCGTCTGGGCGCCAACACCGCCTCGATCTTCATGAACCTGGCGCCGGTGTTTACCGCCGCTATCGCCGTGCTGTTCCTGCATGAGCAACTGCACGGTTACCACCTGATCGGCGGCGGCATCACCTTGCTGGGCGTGATCCTGTCGCAGCGGCTGCGCACGCCGCTGACGCGTAAAGCCAAGGCCCCGGCGGCCGACGTCGAATCCTGCAAAGAACAGGCTTAA
- the pdxB gene encoding 4-phosphoerythronate dehydrogenase PdxB yields MKILVDENMPYAAELFSRLGDVQAVPGRPIPREALADADALMVRSVTKVNEALLAGSRIGFVGTATAGTDHVDDAWLQGQGIGFSAAPGCNAIAVVEYVFSALMLLAERDGFHLRDKTVGIVGVGNVGSRLDARLKALGVRTLLCDPPRADRGDAGEFWPLAKLVAEADVLTFHTPLNKSGQYHSLHLADAELLAALPDNRILINACRGPVVDNAALLQALEKGKKLSTVLDVWEPEPDLSLPLLARVDIGTAHIAGYTLEGKARGTTQVFEAFSRHLGQPQQVALASLLPVPEFSQIRLNGPLDEARLKRLMHLVYDVRRDDAPLRKVAGQPGEFDRLRKHYQERREWSSLAVQCDDSASAELLGKLGFSVA; encoded by the coding sequence GTGAAGATTCTGGTTGATGAAAATATGCCGTACGCGGCCGAGCTGTTCAGCCGCCTGGGCGACGTGCAGGCGGTGCCGGGTCGCCCGATCCCGCGCGAGGCGCTGGCAGATGCCGATGCGCTGATGGTGCGTTCGGTCACCAAGGTCAATGAAGCCTTGTTGGCCGGCAGCCGCATCGGTTTTGTCGGCACCGCCACCGCCGGCACCGATCACGTCGATGACGCCTGGCTGCAAGGGCAGGGCATCGGATTTTCCGCCGCGCCGGGCTGCAACGCCATCGCGGTGGTCGAGTATGTGTTCTCCGCCTTGATGCTGCTGGCCGAACGCGATGGCTTCCATCTGCGGGATAAAACCGTCGGCATCGTCGGCGTGGGCAACGTCGGTTCGCGCCTGGACGCGCGCCTCAAAGCGTTGGGCGTGCGCACGCTGCTGTGCGATCCGCCGCGCGCCGATCGCGGCGACGCCGGGGAGTTTTGGCCATTGGCGAAGCTGGTAGCCGAGGCCGACGTGCTGACCTTCCATACGCCGCTGAATAAATCCGGCCAATACCATTCGCTGCATCTGGCGGACGCCGAGCTGTTGGCGGCGCTGCCGGACAACCGCATTCTGATCAACGCCTGCCGCGGGCCGGTGGTGGATAACGCCGCACTGCTGCAGGCGCTGGAAAAAGGCAAAAAGCTGAGCACGGTGCTGGACGTGTGGGAACCGGAGCCGGACCTCTCCTTGCCGCTGCTGGCGCGGGTGGATATCGGCACTGCGCACATCGCCGGGTATACGCTGGAAGGCAAGGCGCGCGGCACCACTCAGGTGTTCGAAGCGTTCAGCCGCCATCTGGGACAGCCGCAGCAGGTGGCGCTGGCCTCGCTGCTGCCGGTGCCGGAGTTCAGCCAGATCCGCCTCAACGGGCCGCTGGATGAAGCGCGGTTAAAACGATTGATGCACTTGGTGTATGATGTGCGCCGCGATGATGCGCCGCTGCGCAAAGTCGCCGGGCAACCGGGCGAATTCGATCGCCTGCGCAAGCACTACCAGGAACGCCGCGAGTGGTCTTCGCTGGCCGTGCAATGCGATGACAGCGCCAGCGCCGAGCTGCTCGGCAAGCTGGGCTTCAGCGTGGCGTAG
- the truA gene encoding tRNA pseudouridine(38-40) synthase TruA encodes MSEVVSPAQPTLKIALGIEYDGSRYYGWQRQQEVASVQQRLEQALSKVADAPITVLCAGRTDAGVHATGQVVHFETSARRKDAAWTMGVNTHLPPDIAVRWVSPVADDFHARFSAIARRYRYIIFNHRYRPAVLQQGVTHFYHPLDADRMHRAAQALLGENDFTSFRAVQCQSRTPWRCVKHVKVTRYGEYIVVDIKANAFVHHMVRNIVGSLMEIGCGNQDENWMAELLALKDRNLAAATARAEGLYLVAVDYPDHFGLPRPPMGPLFLPDD; translated from the coding sequence ATGTCTGAGGTGGTCTCGCCCGCTCAGCCGACGCTGAAGATCGCGCTGGGCATCGAATATGACGGCAGCCGGTACTACGGCTGGCAGCGGCAGCAAGAAGTGGCCAGCGTGCAGCAACGCCTGGAGCAGGCGTTGAGCAAGGTGGCGGATGCGCCGATTACCGTGCTGTGCGCCGGGCGTACCGACGCCGGGGTGCACGCTACCGGGCAGGTGGTGCATTTCGAAACCTCCGCGCGCCGCAAGGACGCCGCCTGGACGATGGGGGTAAACACCCATCTGCCGCCGGATATCGCGGTGCGTTGGGTGAGCCCCGTCGCCGACGATTTTCACGCGCGTTTCAGCGCCATCGCGCGCCGCTACCGCTATATTATTTTCAACCATCGCTACCGGCCGGCGGTGCTGCAACAGGGAGTGACGCATTTTTATCACCCGCTGGACGCCGATCGCATGCATCGGGCGGCGCAGGCGCTGCTGGGCGAGAACGACTTCACTTCGTTCCGCGCGGTGCAGTGTCAGTCGCGCACCCCGTGGCGCTGCGTAAAACACGTTAAGGTTACGCGCTACGGCGAATATATTGTGGTAGATATCAAGGCGAATGCCTTTGTGCATCACATGGTTCGCAACATCGTCGGCAGCCTGATGGAGATCGGCTGCGGCAATCAGGATGAGAACTGGATGGCCGAGTTGCTGGCGCTGAAAGATCGCAATCTGGCGGCGGCGACGGCGCGAGCCGAGGGGCTGTATCTGGTTGCCGTGGATTATCCCGACCACTTTGGTCTACCGCGGCCGCCGATGGGGCCGCTGTTTTTGCCCGACGATTAA
- a CDS encoding tripartite tricarboxylate transporter TctB family protein — MSDRIFAGFWLLLCIGGLFIGWGIQSEYSYEPLGPRPFPLAILSLMALCAALLLLRRPQAVEWPHHKVLQRLLVLVITLVLYAWGFEWLGFPLATALLTFSIGLLFQASLPAAAISGVVMGAALYYAFDQLLDVTLPLGTWLS; from the coding sequence ATGAGCGATCGTATTTTTGCCGGCTTCTGGCTGCTGCTGTGCATCGGTGGGCTGTTCATCGGCTGGGGCATCCAAAGCGAATACAGCTATGAACCGCTGGGGCCGCGCCCGTTCCCGCTGGCGATCCTCAGCCTGATGGCGCTGTGCGCGGCCCTGCTGCTGCTGCGCCGCCCGCAGGCGGTGGAGTGGCCGCATCACAAGGTGCTGCAACGGCTGCTGGTATTGGTGATCACCCTGGTGCTGTATGCCTGGGGCTTTGAATGGCTGGGCTTTCCGCTGGCCACCGCGCTGCTGACGTTCAGCATCGGCCTGCTGTTTCAGGCCAGCCTGCCGGCGGCGGCCATCTCCGGCGTCGTCATGGGCGCAGCGCTGTATTACGCCTTTGACCAACTTCTCGATGTCACACTGCCGCTCGGCACCTGGCTGAGCTAA
- a CDS encoding Bug family tripartite tricarboxylate transporter substrate binding protein, which produces MKKIMTRTFTAAALLLAANQAFAVEAPKRTECIAPAKPGGGFDLTCKLIQVSLQDTKAIDKPMRVTYMPGGVGAVAYNAIVAQRPAEFGTVVAFSGGSLLNLAQGKFGRYNVDDVKWLAAVGTDYGMIAVRADSPYKTLKDLMDAFQKDPNSVVFGAGASIGSQDWMKTALLAREVGVDPRKMRYVAFEGGGEPVTALLGNHIQAVSGDLSEMVPYLQGDKIRVLAVYAEQRLPGQLADIPTAKEQGYSLVWPIIRGFYVGPKVSDEEYQWWIDTFQKMMATDEFKQQRDLRGLFEFNMTGKELDAYVKNQVAQYREQAKVFGLAK; this is translated from the coding sequence ATGAAAAAAATAATGACCCGTACCTTTACCGCCGCCGCCCTGCTGCTGGCGGCCAATCAGGCCTTTGCCGTGGAAGCGCCCAAACGCACCGAATGCATCGCGCCGGCCAAGCCCGGTGGCGGCTTCGATCTGACCTGCAAGCTGATTCAGGTGTCGCTGCAGGACACCAAGGCCATCGATAAGCCGATGCGCGTCACCTATATGCCCGGCGGCGTCGGCGCGGTGGCCTACAACGCCATCGTCGCGCAGCGCCCGGCGGAGTTCGGCACCGTGGTGGCCTTCTCCGGCGGCTCGCTGCTCAACCTGGCCCAGGGCAAGTTCGGCCGCTATAACGTGGACGACGTCAAATGGCTGGCGGCGGTCGGTACCGACTACGGCATGATCGCGGTGCGCGCCGACTCGCCATACAAAACCCTGAAAGACCTGATGGACGCCTTCCAAAAAGATCCCAATAGCGTGGTGTTCGGCGCCGGCGCCTCCATCGGCAGCCAGGATTGGATGAAAACCGCGCTGCTGGCACGCGAAGTCGGTGTGGATCCGCGCAAGATGCGCTACGTGGCGTTCGAAGGCGGCGGCGAACCGGTCACCGCGCTGCTGGGCAACCATATCCAGGCGGTTTCCGGTGACCTGAGCGAGATGGTGCCTTATTTGCAGGGCGACAAGATCCGCGTGCTGGCGGTGTATGCCGAGCAACGTTTGCCGGGCCAACTGGCCGACATTCCGACCGCCAAAGAGCAGGGATACAGCCTGGTGTGGCCGATCATTCGCGGCTTCTACGTCGGGCCGAAAGTCAGCGATGAAGAGTATCAGTGGTGGATTGACACCTTCCAGAAAATGATGGCGACCGACGAATTCAAGCAGCAGCGCGATCTGCGCGGCCTGTTCGAATTCAACATGACCGGCAAAGAGCTGGACGCCTACGTGAAGAATCAGGTTGCTCAATACCGTGAGCAGGCAAAAGTGTTCGGCCTGGCCAAATAA